The following are from one region of the Microbacterium sp. cx-55 genome:
- the eccCa gene encoding type VII secretion protein EccCa — translation MSKGPRLAPPSVPSGRIVVQPPPELVPNEGGSSMLTSLLPMLGSVGAIVMVTISNAGPTGFITGGMFLLSSLGFVAVNGWRQKAQRNAQVLGNRREYLAYLGELRETVRTAARKQRRHGGWVTPAPSALPFIAEERTRVWERQPGDENFLRTRIGTSDQPLCITLEAPELPPLAQLDPVAASAAHRFMLTHEMQPALPLGVTLTDYAKIEIVGSDEDAVRALARAMVIGAATLQDPEDVVVAILAGDAQLPAWDWAKWLPHALSGRVTDKLGPARLIASTLDDLEDLLPASLRERPRFGRGGGVTPHVILVVDGVRLPMGDPVVGGDGMLGVTVIDLPSRWAELENPDVLRIAMPDADAAERQAEFIDLSLGSSLFTPDTTTIAEAEATARRLMPLHTNPTALTDTNAALQGQRELVELLGLPDVREVDFDRAWAGRLERDRLRVPIGQDVDGVPLVLDLKEAAQQGMGPHGVMIGATGSGKSEVLRTLVLALALTHSPEQLNFVLVDFKGGATFAGMAGMPHVSAIITNLGSELALVDRFQDALQGEVVRRQELLRAAGNFANVSDYEKARKGGRTDLAPLPALLIVADEFSELLAAKPEFVESFINIGRVGRSLQVHLLLASQRLEEGKLRGLDTYLSYRIGLRTFSAAESRTIIGTPDAYTLPQEPGVGFLKADTDNLVQFRAAYVSGTPKTKLRGGSTASAQETTDYTAQIEMFTAAAQPLDLVEETSAPVRDAAQPKEERSTFQIAVERMSGRGPEAHQVWLPPLTDPSSLDELMSDLVEDPQLGLVSKAWRGAGALTVPLGIVDVPLEQRREHLVVSLGGAAGHVAIVGSPLSGKSTMARTLVSALALTANPLELQFYVLDFGGGSFTGMQQHPHIAGVATRTEAESVRRTVAEVESIIDDREKFFRQNGVDSIDTYRLRRSQGVVDDGYGDVFLVVDGWATLRSEYEALETRVQTIAARGLSFGVHLIVTANRWLEIRASLKDLIQTRLELRLGDPTDSEIDRKQAANVPAGQPGRGLSPKRLQMLSALPRIDGSGDATALVDGVEDMIARVSAAWHGPAGPKLRLLPENLSLDELRTQAGADDPRMLLGVDEAQLAPFGIDPRKEPHMYLYGDSGMGKSAFLRSLTQEIMRLYGPNEAKIFAVDYRRSLLGEIPSEYLGAYLTSHEPASSGLAELSAFFSGRIPGPDVTPEQLRDRSWWSGAEGFVIVDDYDLVATSQGNPLAVLQPLLAQAADVGLHVILTRRTGGASRAAYDPIIQRFTDLGVTGILLGGSPEEGPLIGRVKAVPSVPGRAQIVSRAQGLVAAQLAFAPPRMH, via the coding sequence GTGAGCAAGGGGCCTCGCCTGGCACCACCATCCGTGCCGAGCGGACGCATCGTCGTCCAGCCGCCGCCGGAACTCGTGCCCAACGAGGGCGGCAGCAGCATGCTCACCTCGCTCCTCCCGATGCTCGGGAGCGTCGGTGCGATCGTGATGGTGACGATCTCGAACGCCGGTCCCACCGGCTTCATCACGGGCGGCATGTTCCTGCTCTCCTCGCTCGGGTTCGTCGCCGTCAACGGCTGGCGGCAGAAGGCGCAGCGCAACGCCCAGGTACTCGGCAACCGACGCGAGTACCTCGCCTACCTCGGCGAACTCCGCGAGACCGTGCGCACCGCGGCGCGCAAGCAGCGCCGTCACGGTGGCTGGGTCACGCCGGCGCCCTCGGCACTGCCCTTCATCGCTGAGGAGCGCACCCGCGTCTGGGAGCGCCAGCCGGGCGACGAGAACTTCCTCCGCACCCGCATCGGCACGTCCGACCAGCCCCTGTGCATCACCCTCGAAGCCCCCGAGCTGCCCCCGCTCGCGCAACTCGATCCCGTCGCCGCATCCGCCGCGCACCGGTTCATGCTGACCCACGAGATGCAGCCCGCCCTTCCGCTCGGCGTGACCCTCACCGACTACGCGAAGATCGAGATCGTCGGATCGGACGAGGATGCGGTCCGAGCCCTCGCCCGCGCGATGGTCATCGGCGCCGCCACCCTGCAGGACCCCGAAGACGTCGTCGTGGCGATTCTCGCCGGCGACGCGCAGCTGCCCGCCTGGGACTGGGCGAAGTGGCTTCCGCACGCACTGTCGGGCCGTGTCACCGACAAGCTCGGACCCGCCCGCCTCATCGCCTCCACGCTCGACGACCTCGAAGACCTGCTGCCGGCGAGCCTGCGCGAGCGCCCGCGCTTCGGCCGCGGCGGCGGCGTCACCCCTCACGTCATCCTCGTCGTCGACGGCGTCCGTCTGCCGATGGGCGACCCGGTCGTCGGCGGCGACGGGATGCTGGGCGTCACCGTGATCGATCTGCCGAGCCGCTGGGCCGAGCTCGAGAACCCCGACGTACTGCGCATCGCGATGCCGGATGCGGACGCCGCCGAACGCCAGGCCGAGTTCATCGACCTGTCTCTCGGGTCGAGCCTGTTCACCCCCGACACCACGACGATCGCCGAGGCCGAAGCCACCGCTCGGCGCCTGATGCCGCTGCACACGAACCCGACGGCGCTCACCGACACGAACGCCGCCCTGCAGGGTCAGCGCGAACTCGTCGAGCTGCTCGGACTCCCCGATGTGCGCGAGGTCGACTTCGACCGCGCCTGGGCGGGGCGCCTCGAACGCGACCGGCTGCGTGTGCCGATCGGTCAGGACGTCGACGGCGTGCCCCTCGTGCTCGACCTCAAGGAGGCCGCGCAGCAGGGTATGGGCCCGCACGGCGTGATGATCGGTGCGACGGGTTCGGGTAAGTCCGAGGTGCTCCGCACCCTCGTGCTCGCGCTCGCGCTCACCCACTCCCCCGAGCAGCTCAACTTCGTACTCGTCGACTTCAAGGGTGGCGCGACGTTCGCCGGGATGGCGGGCATGCCGCACGTCTCCGCGATCATCACGAACCTGGGCAGCGAACTCGCGCTCGTCGACCGTTTCCAGGACGCCCTGCAGGGTGAGGTCGTGCGGCGCCAGGAGCTGCTGCGCGCCGCCGGCAACTTCGCGAACGTGTCGGACTACGAGAAGGCCCGGAAGGGCGGGCGCACCGACCTGGCACCGCTTCCCGCGCTGCTGATCGTCGCCGACGAGTTCTCCGAGCTCCTCGCCGCCAAGCCCGAGTTCGTCGAGAGCTTCATCAACATCGGTCGCGTCGGCCGTTCGCTGCAGGTGCACCTGCTGCTCGCCTCGCAGCGGCTCGAAGAGGGCAAGCTCCGCGGCCTCGACACCTATCTGTCGTACCGCATCGGCCTCCGCACGTTCTCCGCGGCGGAGTCGCGCACCATCATCGGCACACCCGACGCGTACACGCTCCCGCAGGAGCCGGGCGTCGGATTCCTCAAGGCCGACACCGACAACCTCGTCCAGTTCCGCGCGGCGTACGTCTCGGGCACCCCGAAGACGAAGCTCCGCGGCGGATCGACCGCATCCGCCCAGGAGACAACCGACTACACCGCGCAGATCGAGATGTTCACGGCCGCCGCGCAGCCGCTGGACCTGGTCGAGGAGACCTCCGCCCCGGTGCGCGACGCCGCCCAGCCGAAAGAGGAGCGCTCGACGTTCCAGATCGCGGTCGAGCGGATGTCTGGACGCGGCCCCGAGGCCCACCAGGTCTGGCTGCCGCCGCTCACTGATCCGTCCTCGCTCGACGAGCTCATGTCGGACCTCGTCGAAGACCCGCAGCTCGGACTCGTGTCGAAGGCATGGCGCGGAGCCGGTGCGCTCACCGTGCCGCTCGGCATCGTCGACGTGCCGCTCGAGCAGCGCCGCGAGCACCTCGTCGTCTCGCTCGGCGGGGCCGCCGGTCACGTCGCGATCGTCGGCAGCCCGCTCAGCGGAAAGTCGACGATGGCCCGCACGCTCGTCTCGGCGCTCGCGCTGACGGCCAACCCGCTCGAGCTGCAGTTCTACGTGCTCGACTTCGGCGGTGGAAGCTTCACCGGCATGCAGCAGCATCCGCACATCGCCGGCGTCGCGACGCGCACCGAAGCCGAGTCGGTGCGCCGAACGGTCGCCGAGGTCGAGTCGATCATCGACGACCGCGAGAAGTTCTTCCGCCAGAACGGCGTGGACTCGATCGACACCTACCGCCTGCGCCGCAGCCAGGGCGTGGTCGACGACGGCTACGGCGACGTGTTCCTCGTGGTCGACGGCTGGGCGACGCTCCGCTCCGAGTACGAGGCCCTCGAGACCCGGGTGCAGACGATCGCGGCGCGCGGCCTCAGCTTCGGCGTGCACCTCATCGTCACCGCGAACCGGTGGCTCGAGATCCGCGCGAGCCTGAAGGACCTCATCCAGACTCGACTCGAGCTGCGTCTGGGTGACCCGACAGACTCGGAGATCGACCGCAAGCAGGCGGCCAACGTGCCCGCCGGCCAGCCCGGCCGCGGCCTCAGCCCGAAGCGCCTGCAGATGCTGTCGGCGCTCCCCCGCATCGACGGCTCGGGCGATGCGACCGCGCTCGTCGACGGCGTGGAAGACATGATCGCGCGCGTTTCGGCGGCCTGGCACGGACCGGCCGGCCCCAAGCTGCGCCTGCTTCCCGAGAACCTTTCGCTCGACGAGCTGCGCACGCAGGCAGGTGCCGACGACCCGCGGATGCTGCTCGGCGTCGACGAGGCGCAGCTCGCCCCGTTCGGCATCGACCCGCGCAAAGAACCGCACATGTACCTCTACGGCGACTCAGGCATGGGCAAGTCCGCATTCCTGCGGAGCCTCACCCAGGAGATCATGCGCCTGTACGGCCCCAACGAGGCGAAGATCTTCGCGGTCGACTACCGCCGTTCGCTGCTCGGCGAGATCCCGTCCGAGTATCTGGGCGCCTACCTGACCTCGCACGAGCCGGCCTCGAGCGGACTCGCGGAACTCTCCGCGTTCTTCTCCGGCCGCATCCCCGGTCCCGACGTGACCCCCGAGCAGCTGCGCGACCGCAGCTGGTGGTCGGGCGCCGAGGGCTTCGTGATCGTCGACGACTACGACCTCGTCGCGACCAGCCAGGGCAACCCGCTAGCCGTGCTGCAGCCGTTGCTCGCGCAGGCCGCCGACGTGGGCCTGCACGTCATCCTCACGCGGCGCACCGGTGGCGCGAGCCGCGCGGCGTACGACCCGATCATCCAGCGCTTCACCGACCTCGGGGTGACCGGCATCCTGCTCGGCGGCAGCCCCGAGGAGGGACCGCTGATCGGCCGCGTGAAGGCCGTGCCGTCGGTACCCGGTCGTGCGCAGATCGTCAGCCGCGCGCAGGGCCTCGTGGCCGCGCAGCTCGCGTTCGCGCCGCCGCGCATGCACTGA
- a CDS encoding ATP-binding cassette domain-containing protein, producing MTSSSTLAVHAEGLVKTFGAMRAVDGVDLIVPAGTVYGVLGPNGAGKTTTINMLATLLRPDGGSARIFGHDVVRDAQIVRQLIGVTGQFASVDETLSATENLVIFARLLGLSRSAARAKSDDLLERFGLSEAARRPLKKFSGGMRRRLDLAASLIAQPPLIFLDEPTTGLDPRTRGQMWDTIRELVASGSTVLLTTQYLDEADQLADRIAVIDRGRVVAEGTSDELKASVGTSSLHLRLADAGDSGLALEAIDRVLGVRGTRSPEAARLSAPMTHPDRVADLLIALREQSIDVVEMSVQKPTLDEVFLTITGHDTADQNTSDTSDEKEPVTA from the coding sequence ATGACCTCCTCCTCCACCCTCGCGGTGCACGCCGAAGGGCTCGTCAAGACGTTCGGCGCCATGCGCGCCGTGGACGGCGTCGACCTGATCGTTCCGGCCGGCACCGTGTACGGCGTCCTCGGCCCCAACGGCGCCGGCAAGACGACCACCATCAACATGCTCGCCACGCTGCTTCGCCCCGACGGCGGGTCGGCGCGGATCTTCGGGCACGACGTCGTCCGCGACGCGCAGATCGTTCGCCAGCTGATCGGCGTGACGGGCCAGTTCGCTTCCGTCGACGAGACGCTCTCGGCCACCGAGAACCTCGTGATCTTCGCGCGGCTGCTCGGCCTCAGCCGCAGCGCTGCCCGCGCGAAGAGCGACGACCTGCTCGAGCGCTTCGGCCTCTCCGAAGCGGCACGGCGTCCGCTGAAGAAGTTCTCCGGCGGGATGCGGCGGCGACTCGATCTCGCCGCATCCCTGATCGCCCAGCCGCCGTTGATCTTCCTCGACGAGCCCACCACGGGACTCGACCCGCGCACCCGCGGTCAGATGTGGGACACCATCCGCGAACTGGTCGCGAGTGGCTCCACGGTCCTCCTGACCACGCAGTACCTCGACGAGGCCGACCAGCTCGCCGACCGCATCGCGGTCATCGACCGGGGTCGTGTCGTCGCCGAGGGCACGTCCGACGAGCTGAAGGCGTCGGTGGGGACGTCCAGCCTGCACCTGCGACTCGCGGATGCCGGAGACTCGGGCCTCGCCCTCGAAGCGATCGACCGCGTCCTCGGTGTACGCGGCACCCGATCGCCGGAGGCCGCTCGCCTCTCCGCGCCGATGACCCACCCGGACCGCGTCGCCGATCTGCTGATCGCGCTGCGCGAGCAGAGCATCGACGTCGTCGAGATGAGCGTGCAGAAGCCGACGCTCGACGAGGTCTTCCTGACCATCACCGGCCATGACACGGCCGATCAGAACACGTCGGATACCTCCGACGAGAAGGAGCCGGTGACGGCATGA
- a CDS encoding ABC transporter permease, with protein MSTLTIHPARIVPAGERDLKNRTSIVQTLQNTLTMAYRGLVKIRRTPEQLVDVTVQPLIFTLMFAYIFGGAIAGDVQDYLPALIPGILVQTVITTSVVTGTQLREDMDKGVFDRFRSLPIARIAPLSGALLADTVRYAIATTLTFVTGYIMGYRPAAGLGAVIASALLVIVCSWAISWIFAFFGVIARTASSVQGISMLVLFPLTFLSNAFVPVDTLPSWLAWFANVNPISHLISAVRDLANGGVIGVDFWMSLAGAAVIVLIFAPLTVRAYMRKA; from the coding sequence ATGAGCACTCTCACCATCCACCCTGCCCGCATCGTTCCGGCCGGGGAGCGGGATCTGAAGAACCGCACCAGCATCGTCCAGACCCTGCAGAACACCCTCACCATGGCGTACCGCGGGCTCGTCAAGATCCGCCGCACCCCCGAGCAGCTGGTCGACGTCACGGTGCAGCCGCTCATCTTCACGCTCATGTTCGCCTACATCTTCGGCGGGGCGATCGCGGGCGACGTACAGGACTACCTGCCCGCCCTCATTCCCGGCATCCTCGTGCAGACCGTCATCACGACATCGGTCGTCACCGGTACGCAGCTGCGCGAAGACATGGACAAGGGCGTGTTCGACCGGTTCCGATCGCTCCCCATCGCCCGCATCGCGCCGCTGTCGGGCGCTCTCCTCGCGGACACCGTGCGGTACGCGATCGCCACCACCCTCACGTTCGTGACGGGTTACATCATGGGCTACCGTCCCGCCGCCGGCCTCGGCGCGGTCATCGCATCGGCCCTGCTCGTCATCGTCTGCTCCTGGGCGATCAGCTGGATCTTCGCGTTCTTCGGCGTGATCGCCCGCACGGCATCGAGCGTGCAGGGCATCTCGATGCTCGTGCTGTTCCCGCTCACCTTCCTCTCCAACGCCTTCGTCCCGGTCGACACCCTGCCGAGCTGGCTGGCCTGGTTCGCGAACGTGAACCCGATCTCGCACCTCATCAGCGCCGTGCGCGATCTCGCCAACGGCGGCGTCATCGGCGTGGACTTCTGGATGTCGCTGGCCGGCGCCGCGGTCATCGTCCTGATCTTCGCCCCGCTGACGGTGCGCGCGTACATGCGCAAGGCCTGA
- a CDS encoding ATP-binding protein has product MRLRFFGGFGAWDDDGARLDVSGAGQRALLFRLALDAGTTVGYRALAEDVWPADAPEDPRAALQSLVSRLRRTLPAGVVRAAPGGYLLDVPRADVDVTAFADLVAAARVADPDTAVRRARDALSLWRGEVWTPDGFDWVVRDLWEDRAHAERLAAERRPDASDAGAATPDAGAAPGPGSIPAAVTTLVGRADELSLIRGQLAENRLVTLIGPGGAGKTTLALETARASGPAVLVELAPVSGGEVWDAVATALGRSIRVNDTTPVASATRRERALQALADRAVLLVLDNAEHVVAETADVVADVLRVAPACRVLVTSREPLGLPVEAFVELGPLADADAALLLTTRIRAARGRELDPGERAAVARIARRLDGLPLALELAGARARVLTVDEIEAGLADRFALLARGPRSAEARHQTLRAVIDWSWELLTAAERDALLTVAVFPDGVAAEDVVAVAAAFDVDAADVDALVDRSLVHRRRGRYRLLETVREYGLDALRREGRLAASHDRQARVMASLALPRDRLLRTPDVRAAVAWFDAAEENLSAALRWSTSRPELARTSLDLVRSQFWVWLMRERFDALSSALTDVLPAAEGLDSEPAVIVAGLAILIRLMQQEVISVPIGALDPRRVLDAADATPSDLAATLAALLRAALRSEGRGTTDQPWSLAIELRDDDLPVGAPAWSRALVTVIQAAIAQNSGLVDELGVRSERALAAFESVGDVWGLALASQMRSEWLTLQGRLEEALAAADAVSSELEGLTSVGDVIQQQSQGVLLLTRMGRIDEARARLAMSGATAERDGSLRAWHQFALAAASVELAVGDGAAALRHLDGIAEVDTVGYPPQVIAVSLARRAAALTLAGDTAAAIVPLREAVPIAVRAADSPILAEIAVTLAGWFVRAGRLDDAQDAVAAADALRGRADATDPAVVRLRSDLIAAGRDPDAPRAPVPDLTRLVARAASD; this is encoded by the coding sequence GTGCGATTGCGCTTCTTCGGCGGGTTCGGCGCCTGGGACGACGACGGCGCTCGCCTCGACGTGAGCGGCGCCGGACAGCGCGCGTTGCTCTTCCGCCTCGCCCTGGATGCGGGCACGACGGTCGGCTACCGGGCCCTCGCCGAGGACGTCTGGCCTGCGGATGCTCCCGAAGACCCGCGCGCCGCTCTCCAATCGCTCGTGTCGCGACTGCGTCGAACGCTGCCCGCCGGAGTGGTGCGGGCAGCGCCGGGCGGGTACCTCCTCGACGTGCCGCGGGCCGACGTCGACGTCACCGCGTTCGCGGATCTCGTTGCGGCGGCGCGGGTGGCAGATCCCGACACCGCGGTACGCCGCGCGCGCGACGCCCTCTCGCTCTGGCGCGGCGAGGTCTGGACCCCCGACGGCTTCGACTGGGTGGTGCGCGATCTGTGGGAGGACCGCGCACACGCGGAGCGGCTCGCTGCCGAACGACGTCCCGATGCCTCGGATGCGGGCGCCGCGACCCCGGATGCGGGCGCCGCCCCGGGACCCGGATCGATTCCGGCCGCGGTGACGACGTTGGTCGGTCGCGCCGACGAACTCTCGCTCATTCGCGGGCAGCTCGCGGAGAACCGTCTCGTGACGCTGATCGGGCCCGGCGGTGCGGGGAAGACCACGCTCGCGCTCGAAACCGCGCGAGCGAGTGGCCCCGCGGTGCTCGTCGAGCTCGCCCCCGTGTCGGGCGGGGAGGTCTGGGATGCGGTCGCCACAGCGCTCGGGCGCAGCATCCGCGTCAACGACACCACCCCGGTCGCGTCCGCGACCCGGCGCGAACGCGCGCTGCAGGCGCTCGCCGACCGCGCCGTGCTTCTCGTGCTCGACAACGCGGAGCACGTCGTCGCCGAGACCGCGGACGTGGTCGCCGACGTGCTGCGCGTCGCGCCCGCGTGCCGGGTGCTCGTCACGAGCCGGGAACCGCTCGGACTGCCCGTCGAGGCATTCGTCGAACTGGGTCCGCTCGCGGATGCGGACGCCGCGCTGCTGCTGACGACGCGCATCCGTGCCGCGCGCGGCCGAGAGCTCGACCCGGGTGAGCGGGCCGCCGTCGCGCGGATCGCCCGTCGCCTCGACGGGTTGCCGCTCGCGCTGGAGCTGGCGGGGGCACGAGCGCGCGTTCTCACGGTCGACGAGATCGAGGCCGGACTCGCCGATCGATTCGCGCTGCTCGCCCGCGGGCCGCGGTCCGCGGAGGCCCGTCACCAGACGCTGCGCGCTGTCATCGACTGGAGCTGGGAGCTGCTCACCGCGGCCGAGCGCGATGCGCTCCTGACCGTGGCGGTTTTCCCGGACGGGGTGGCCGCCGAAGACGTCGTCGCGGTCGCGGCCGCGTTCGATGTGGATGCCGCGGACGTCGACGCGCTCGTCGACCGATCGCTCGTGCACCGGCGGCGAGGCCGCTACCGGTTGCTCGAAACCGTGCGCGAGTACGGCCTCGACGCGCTGCGGCGCGAAGGCCGACTGGCCGCCTCGCACGACCGGCAGGCGCGGGTCATGGCCTCCCTCGCGCTCCCGCGCGACCGACTGCTGCGCACGCCCGATGTGCGTGCCGCCGTCGCGTGGTTCGACGCGGCGGAAGAGAACCTGTCGGCGGCGCTGCGCTGGAGTACGTCACGGCCGGAACTCGCTCGCACCTCCCTCGATCTCGTGCGATCCCAGTTCTGGGTGTGGCTCATGCGAGAACGATTCGACGCCCTGAGCAGCGCTCTGACGGACGTGCTCCCGGCCGCCGAGGGTCTCGACTCCGAACCCGCCGTGATCGTTGCGGGACTCGCCATCCTCATCCGCCTGATGCAGCAGGAGGTCATCTCCGTGCCCATCGGTGCGCTCGATCCGCGGCGGGTGCTGGATGCCGCGGATGCGACGCCGTCGGATCTCGCGGCGACGCTCGCGGCGCTGCTGCGGGCCGCGCTTCGCAGCGAGGGGCGCGGCACGACCGATCAACCCTGGTCTCTGGCCATCGAGCTGCGCGACGACGATCTCCCTGTCGGCGCTCCCGCGTGGAGCCGGGCTCTCGTCACCGTCATCCAGGCCGCGATCGCGCAGAACAGCGGGCTGGTGGACGAGCTCGGTGTGCGCAGCGAGCGTGCGCTGGCCGCGTTCGAAAGCGTCGGCGACGTCTGGGGCCTCGCGCTGGCGAGTCAGATGCGTTCCGAGTGGCTCACGCTGCAGGGCCGTCTCGAGGAGGCGCTCGCCGCGGCGGATGCGGTCAGCAGCGAGCTCGAGGGGCTGACGAGCGTGGGAGATGTCATCCAGCAGCAGTCGCAGGGCGTGCTCCTGCTGACGCGGATGGGGCGGATCGATGAGGCCCGCGCGAGGCTCGCGATGAGCGGCGCGACGGCCGAACGGGACGGATCCCTGCGCGCGTGGCACCAGTTCGCGCTGGCGGCAGCATCCGTCGAACTCGCCGTCGGCGACGGCGCGGCAGCCCTGAGGCACCTCGACGGGATCGCCGAGGTCGATACGGTCGGCTACCCGCCGCAGGTGATCGCGGTGAGCCTCGCGCGGCGAGCCGCGGCGCTCACCCTCGCGGGTGACACGGCCGCCGCGATCGTGCCGCTGCGCGAGGCGGTGCCGATCGCGGTTCGCGCGGCCGATTCCCCGATCCTGGCGGAGATCGCCGTGACCCTCGCCGGCTGGTTCGTTCGCGCCGGGCGCCTCGACGACGCACAGGATGCGGTGGCCGCCGCGGATGCGCTCCGCGGGCGTGCAGACGCCACCGATCCGGCCGTCGTGCGTCTGCGGAGCGATCTGATCGCGGCGGGACGCGACCCCGACGCGCCTCGCGCGCCGGTACCGGATCTCACTCGGCTCGTGGCGCGAGCCGCCTCGGACTGA
- a CDS encoding alpha/beta fold hydrolase has protein sequence MPAMTVRGATLDYDITGDDGPLVVQLHGLTSSRARDAQLGLDLGRALRGHRVLRYDARAHGLSTGTDRAEDYGWDSLADDLLALLDRVAPGERVHGVGPSMGTGTLLHAAVADRHRFSSLTLVTPPTAWKRRRAQGDVYRANAKLVERGGLSALLALGDTAPVPPALADAPETRPTVPAELLPTVLRGAAATDLPTRKKVARITAPTLVLAWTGDRTHPLKTARTLCDLISDSRLVVARSPYGVMAWPGLFAEHVTTRG, from the coding sequence ATGCCCGCGATGACGGTGCGCGGGGCCACGCTCGACTACGACATCACGGGAGACGACGGACCCCTCGTGGTGCAGTTGCACGGCCTCACCTCGAGCCGCGCGCGTGACGCCCAGCTCGGGCTCGATCTCGGCCGGGCCCTGCGCGGGCACCGGGTGCTGCGCTATGACGCCCGGGCGCACGGCCTCTCCACCGGCACCGACCGCGCGGAGGATTACGGATGGGATTCGCTCGCGGACGACCTGCTTGCGCTGCTCGACCGCGTCGCCCCCGGTGAACGCGTGCACGGCGTCGGGCCGTCGATGGGAACGGGAACGCTGCTGCACGCGGCGGTCGCCGACCGGCACCGGTTCTCGAGTCTGACCCTCGTCACCCCGCCGACGGCGTGGAAGCGCCGCCGGGCGCAGGGCGATGTCTATCGGGCGAACGCGAAGCTCGTCGAGCGCGGCGGTCTTTCGGCGCTCCTCGCGCTGGGCGATACGGCGCCGGTTCCGCCGGCGCTCGCCGATGCCCCCGAGACGCGGCCGACCGTGCCGGCGGAGCTGCTGCCCACGGTGCTCCGCGGCGCCGCGGCCACCGACCTGCCGACGCGCAAGAAGGTCGCCCGCATCACCGCGCCGACGCTCGTGCTCGCCTGGACGGGCGACCGCACGCATCCGCTGAAGACCGCCCGCACCCTCTGCGACCTGATCTCCGACAGCCGCCTCGTCGTGGCTCGCAGCCCGTATGGCGTCATGGCGTGGCCCGGCCTCTTCGCCGAGCACGTCACCACCCGCGGCTGA
- a CDS encoding peptide synthetase, with protein sequence MRLTNVAQLSLPPGRLHSYVVPVRRTDRRLPVSFDQERHVGQGDRPGSWMAISFRMPRATRDELGAAWDAVVARHATLRTVFADEGGVRLYEGEAEAGSWRPHPVSGTTAAAVREIFDAECRPYAPGSYRLCVVEPDGEAPVVVIGADHSHVDMWSLVVLGRDLGLAVESVRTGAPIPLEPVDGFAAHTAALERMPPAPAEVSERWEHLLAAEGGAMPRFPLPLGDLSVPHPEVVEVHDVLDADGVVRLTRAADLLRVRVTALALGVLTEVSLRLAGTPLRAVFPVHSRNDPRWLHAVGWFITNAVIECTDPDPRACAADVKHALQLGSFPLAPIFGPRGGMPATPGMFAISWLDTRRLPVSVPADADAHWVSAVIRTDGVMIWFVVNDTGLHLRCRYPDTPQARDSVGRWLEAVEEGVRKAADDPVVSAPPLA encoded by the coding sequence ATGCGCCTGACCAACGTCGCCCAGCTGTCGCTCCCTCCGGGACGACTGCACAGTTACGTCGTGCCGGTGCGGCGCACCGACCGGAGGCTGCCGGTGTCGTTCGACCAGGAGCGGCACGTGGGTCAGGGCGATCGTCCCGGCTCCTGGATGGCGATCTCGTTCCGGATGCCGCGCGCCACCCGCGACGAACTCGGCGCCGCGTGGGACGCCGTGGTGGCGCGGCACGCGACGCTGCGGACCGTGTTCGCCGACGAGGGCGGCGTGCGCCTGTACGAGGGCGAGGCGGAGGCGGGCAGCTGGCGTCCGCATCCGGTATCGGGCACCACCGCCGCCGCGGTGCGTGAGATCTTCGACGCCGAGTGCCGGCCGTATGCGCCCGGGTCGTATCGTCTCTGCGTCGTCGAGCCCGACGGCGAGGCTCCGGTCGTCGTGATCGGCGCCGACCACTCGCACGTCGACATGTGGTCGCTCGTCGTGCTCGGGCGCGACCTCGGACTGGCCGTGGAATCCGTCCGCACGGGCGCGCCGATCCCCCTCGAGCCCGTCGACGGGTTCGCCGCGCACACGGCGGCACTCGAGCGGATGCCGCCGGCCCCGGCCGAGGTCAGTGAGCGGTGGGAGCACCTGCTGGCGGCCGAGGGCGGGGCGATGCCGCGCTTCCCACTGCCGCTCGGCGACCTGTCGGTGCCGCATCCGGAGGTCGTCGAGGTGCACGACGTGCTGGATGCCGACGGGGTCGTGCGCCTCACCCGGGCGGCCGACCTGCTGCGGGTGCGCGTGACCGCGCTGGCGCTCGGCGTGCTCACCGAGGTCTCGCTGCGACTCGCGGGCACACCGCTGCGCGCGGTGTTCCCCGTGCACAGCCGGAACGATCCGCGCTGGCTGCACGCGGTGGGCTGGTTCATCACCAACGCGGTCATCGAGTGCACCGACCCCGACCCGCGGGCGTGCGCCGCCGACGTGAAACACGCCCTGCAGCTCGGTTCGTTCCCGCTCGCGCCGATCTTCGGGCCGCGCGGGGGGATGCCGGCCACTCCGGGGATGTTCGCCATCTCGTGGCTCGACACGCGGCGCCTGCCGGTGTCGGTGCCGGCGGATGCGGACGCCCACTGGGTCTCCGCCGTCATCCGTACGGACGGGGTCATGATCTGGTTCGTCGTCAACGACACCGGGCTGCACCTGCGCTGCCGCTACCCCGATACTCCCCAGGCCCGTGATTCGGTCGGGCGCTGGCTCGAGGCCGTCGAAGAGGGCGTTCGAAAGGCGGCGGACGACCCGGTCGTGTCGGCCCCGCCGTTAGCCTGA